The DNA window tttatattataacTTGAACTATTCTTCCCATTTAGATGGGATGGACATTTTGACTTACCCTGTGATGTCACAATTAGGAGCATTCAATCAGCTACTTGTGGATTTGTAGGTAAACACCTTCACATTTGTTTCCTAATGCTCATTTTATCAGAGATAAAGGTGCAAAACAAGAAAACTGAGAAGACCTTGAggaataataatgaattaattattttaaaacctaTTCcagtttttttgtaaattaaaaaCACTATGAGGCAGAAAAATATCTTAATTGGAAagctttaaaaaacaaatatgcaaAAAGTACTTTTTTAAGAAGTTCTTATCTCAAGTCCAGTGAAGATGAGTGATTTTTCTATTACAACAATATCAACTTTGTGTCATTACAAAGCAAATCACTCAATCCAGAATTTACTAATATGCTTTTCATTATTAAATAATGTGAGAGTATtcatggatataaaaaaatatatatttataatgtttcattaacaatgtaaatgttttttttaaatactctgtgtgtgtgtgtgtatgtgtgtgtttgtttgccttGGTTTGTAtctacaaatgtgtgtgtgtgtgtgtgtgtgtgtgtgtgtacctgtggaGGCTCCTATTGCTCCTATGAGGACAGAGGGAACAGCCATGACCAGGCAGCCTGCAGCAGCAATGAAGGATAGAACCTGGGCGTAGGTAGCTGAAGATGCAGAGAGAACCCGTTGAAAATACACTTGCCATGGAATCCCCCCCAACATCTAGAGGAAGAAACATCATAGTCAGTACTAACCAACACAAAGCTTTATTGTAAATACATACTGAAAACTGTAATTATAGCAAGATATAGTCACTTTCAAAATATGTGGCACccattaataaatataaaaaagctCAAGTaattagaattgttttgttttcaaatatatatatattttttttatcaatacaGTTACTcagatagttttttttatattcaacaAGCAATTCATGTATTTCTCAAAAAGATGGGTGTCAAAAGAATGGGTACATCTAAGGACTCATGtaaatgaacacaaacaaaattgTATCTGCATTAACACTCGCTTAAGGGGATGTATTGAGGTCTTCCAtggcttcctgtttcactggggtataataATTAGGCGACACTCATGTAAAGCTAGTGAAGAAGTGGCAAACCTGCCATGTGGAAGACACTATCACACAGTGAGTAAGATGGTTTGGGAAGCAAAGAAGAATCCACAGAGAGTTATTGAACATCTAGTATGATTTAATGAAGATGATAGTGACTGATGATTTACCAGAAGACAGAAGTTGTCGATCCACATCCATGTATCTGCTGAGTCGATCTTGCCCAGCCAGGGTGTCTGGTACACTTCCTCTTTAGCTGTCACACTGATACTGGACACAGCTGGGTTGGACAGGGCAAACGGCACGCTGAcccactgacagagacagagaaaatatGTGATGAAGTGAAAGAAACAGAACAAGAGtatgagagagaagagagacatgaccaatatgtaaatgtttacattgtattTAGACATTGTTACAATGTACATAATTTATAATACAACATAACTGTACAGAATTTATAATGTACATGTGACATATCTTCATCTTTTTGAAACTTGTATGTGTgcatccctctctcccattgAGGGTGAGAGggttagtgagagagagagtcagcTGAAATAATGGTGAATGGTTTTCTTTCCGGTTTCTGGAGTTTGTCCAAGGAGGTAAATATTTTCTACCCTACATTTCCTACACTGTTGGACTCACCAGTCCCAGGAAGATACAGAAGAGCTGCACCACATCAGTGTAGGCCACAGAGTAGAGCCCTCCCACCAGGGTGTAGAAGATAGCGATCAGTGCTGAGATCACAACTGACATGTTGATGTCAATGTCCACGATCACACTCAGAGTAGCCCCTAGGAAAAGAAGACATACCGACAAAGACAGTAAAATGTGCTGAGTATgcttaaaatgtatatgaaaataGGTTTCTATTGACTATATGCATAAGGCCTACCAAGGGCTGACAAGATGGCTGCCGACCAGAAGATCTCCCCCATGAGCGCGGGAATGAATAGCAGGCCTCCCATGCGTTTCCCGTATATCTGCTGAAACGGGTCCAGCATGGTGACGTAACCTCGGGAGCGCATAGGCTTGGCGAAAAACAGGCCACCTAAAACCACGATAGACAGAACAAAATTACACAGAGAGGTACATACAATATGTACATTGACGTTGATGAATGAATACAAATTGAATTAGATGATGTTCCTATAATTTACCTACGACCAGACTGAGCGCGTATCCGAAGGGAGCCTGTGCCCAGGCCAGACCGTAGTCAGGCAGGTAGACATACTCCGCGGTTCCGTTGATGTATCCGCCGCCCACCCACGTAGCTAAAGGAGGAGTTCATTAGTTCAAGTCGAGAAAAATTTATATTCACACATTCATTATATCTATCACACAAAGACGCCTAAAGCAttatggttttgtttttgtatttcactgACTGCTATAGAGCCACACTACAAATAAATCCCACAATTAATAGGTTttaccaaatatattgataacaTAGTAAGCctattgtgtaaatgtgtagGTATACTATAAGCAATTAGCTGTAGTTGCAGTACCACGCTAACAGATGGAATCGGCAATGTCGGGAATGCTGCGTGATACATAGACTGTTCACGTAGCTTAGATCAATTATTTTCTTGAGCATTAATGTAACttgcagaaaataaataattgatttcaGTCTATAAACGCCTGTACCTCCGgggtttgttttaataaaatagaGTAGTATCAAAGACGTAATTTTGGAAATGCTCTGGGTCTTACATGAACGCACACGTTAATGTTGCTTTCACTAAAACAAGGCTTTAGCTCTTCCAATGAAGCTGGGCGTATTTGTATTCTTTAGTTCGATGAATACAGCATTCACACACCTTCCGTTCAGttaaagcaaaaacaaatggcTGCATTTAACTGTTTCCCCATGCATGGACGTCAAATCCACTTGCGAATTGTATTGGTTGGGTTACTTTAAACCTAAATCTTTCACTTTGTGAAGTGTCTTGTTACGTGATTAGTAGGCctactttaaataaaatacacttcTTTCGGAAACATGCTGAGTTTGCCTTTATCCCAGCCACAATTGATTTTCAGTAGTGCTTGTCccatatataatattttttgggaATGTGCGTGAAACAGGTTAGGTTTCACGCACTAATCCGTTTTACTATATTCTCTCAAATAATTGATTGAAGTCCCTGTTGTATTAATTGACAGCGGGAATGTTTGAACAAACAGATTGCTTGCTCAAGTCACTGGGCTGAGGtcaattcagtttttatttgagtCATGTAGCAAAAATAGTTTtcagttcattattttaatcGTTATTTACTGAATTCAAAATTGAGTTGGCTCCATGCCCCATACCGGTTCCCAAACCGACTCAGCACTCCACAATAACAACCCTACTTGCGGTCTCCAGACTGTTGAAACGGGTCACAACTCACCCGTCATGGTGAATCCACCGACGAATAACCCGATGTCCCTTCCTCCTACCATGATGGTTTCACTGCGATCTTGGCCTTCCGACACCCCCGAGTTCTTGTTCTTCCACGCAGCCCATATTCCCACGGCCAGAATGAGCAAGTAGAAGAGCACTATAGCCACGATCCCTTCGGCGTGGACGGCCATCCTTTTCCGCCGTGATCAATCTCCGCTTGAGGAACTGCGTTTCATTGAGACCTGCGCCAGGGTATGGAGAGGTGAAAAACAGAAGCCACTCAGCATCTCGCAGTGTAGTGGTCAGCAGAAGCATAATCAGTGGTGTTGACCTGTCTTCTTAACAAAATAAGCGTTGTGCCATTGCTTGATTAGTTGTTGAATAATCATTTGAGATTGTTTAGGCTATAAGACTATTTCAAAATCTCTTGTTGTGACTGgttaattttcaattaaaagCCAAAACGTGTACATAATAATCCAAACATGCTAATTGTTTGAGGACTACACAGGAATTACAGTAGTTAACATGTTTCATCGGAGGATGCTGACTAACTTCTGTACTTATTTCATGTGCGTAAAGGGGGCTTTACGCATTCCGGAGCGCGTGCCCTGACAATAAAATGAATTGCTGGGATTCCTGAAATTCTGACGGATGCGTTTTTCTTGGCACATCAAACAAATCTAAGAAGCTCTTTGCAGGTTTAATTCCTCCTGACTGGGGGATTTTCATGAGTTGGTAAAGCAGCAATATCGACACCCGCCTCgacacacaccctcacatcAGCTCACGCGTATAGGTACTGACATCTGAGTCGACATCTAAAGTTAGACTAATTAACAAACGTGTTGAAACTAAATatagattttcttttcaaaacgAGGGACCAAAACATTCGTGTAGGTGGATTCCTCTTACCTTTAGTTGGCACTTCAATGGACGTtggacagtggttcccaaacggCAACCAACTGGATTTCCAGAGAATAATAGTCCTAGATATGTTTTACAACTCAACGTAATCCACGCAACCCGTGCGTAATTTCCCTGGTCTGGTATATACAGAGAACCATGTTCGTCAGAAGGGCTGTAGTGGCTGTGAGACAGAGAATAGGAATGTGGGGTTGAGGGGTCGGGAGGAGGGTGTGCATTGGCGTCAGAGCGAGTGGAAGGGAGGGGTGGGTTTTTAGTTTATCAATAAGGTTGGCAGGTTGTGTGATGAGGGGAGGCATCCAGTGAAGGTCTTCCAGGAAAAGACAGAAATAGAAACTAATTGGGAACGGCATGACGTACTCCCAGGAGAGAGATATTCTATAAACGTTCAGTTTGAATGGACCCACTAAACTCACCAGTTGCACTTAAGCGTGATTGACTGGGGTCCTCTAGATTAACACATTGTGGAAATTGTAGCAcggcgttttttttttttacagttgaaGAAATTCAGATAATGTCCGCTAGAATGTCCTTTGGTTGTATTGATAGTGTTATATCCTGCATTGGTTTATCTATTTATAAGGAAAGATATAAGCGATTGTATTCAGGATAAAATCACCTGGAAATATTAGCCACATTGACCTAACTGGAAGTTGTATCGTATTCAAACGTACAAAGTCCTTAAATCTGCATTCTGAATAGGGAAACAAGCTCTGTATGGGGTGTGTGCGTTTGGACTGCTAGACAAGCCTCAAAAACTATTAGGACAAAAAAGTCACTATGGTCCGATTGTTCTTGCTGTCCAACATATTGAAACACCGACCTTTCAGTTTTCTGTCTTTGCAATGAACTTATTCCAAAACGTAACCGTTTTGCGTTCCATGTAATATTCAATGAGATGgaacaagaaaaaaagagagtaaTAATATTCATTCACACATAATCTCGTTTATATATTAAGACTgaacttgttttttaaaaagGCCCCTGGACTGCTGACTTCTCAGTTTTGCCCAAAGCTCAGTCTAATTTACAGTGTTACATGTTGACAGGCTGCTAGAAACAATGGACATCTAATAATAATTGGATAGCGTCAGAATACATAAACCACCTCTGAAACCACGTATGTCCAGAAATAAGGGTTATTTTGGCTCCCTTTGCCATCATTTTCAGAAGGTTGTAAATGGAGCCTGTATGGCATCATGAAAACCCCTTTCCTATAGAACCATTAAACACGTTATTAAGAGCATCAACCAAGTCACCCAGTATGTTAACACGATTTGAGGTTATAAATTAACACTTTGaaagttaataaaaaatgtttttattgttattattgtaattgttttatgcATAATGTTTCTATAAAGCACCTTATGTCCTTGTGAAGGGGGAAGTCACATTTTAAATTGGGTTATAGCTGTCCTTGTGGAGGGATATGTTGAAGAACGCATTTGGCTTCTGGATAGAATGCAACTGGTTTAAGCGTGCACGTGTTTGAAGAGGTCGTCATAACCAACTTTTAATAACGTAGAACAACAACTTAGATCAACAAGAACGATAAAACTCTCCCTTACGCTTGCTTGCTCTAAAAGACCTCTGAGCTaactatatattatttaaatgtgctGCTGTTTCTACATTTTATCACCAAAATGAAACCATTTTCTAAACTGCTATGAACAACTGAAGGCCTCAAAGTGTCCTTTGAGTCATTGTGTTTCCATATAAAATCCTCACACCTCCCAAAGAACCCTTAAGAACCCCTATTTTCTTGGTGTGTAAAGCTTGCAACAGTAAATATGTTGTCCCCCTCTAATGACGCACCGCTCCACTGGTCCAATCCGTGACACAAATGCTGGATCATGACAAGACTCCTCATTCACCAAGGTTAAAAGTTGGTGTCTGAGATGTCAGGTAGGTCACTGAGACCCTTGTCCCTGAGCATGTGCACCAGATTTTATTCACGCTGAGTGAAACAGATCCAGAGATATAAAGACTTGTTAGTTATAGCTCCACATTGTGGTCAAAATGCAACGTGTGCCAAATTTGGTTGCAATAACACCCTTAACTGATTAATATGAGTATATGTGCCCAACTACACAcccaatcatttttatttgtcagtagCAGCAATTCTTTTTCAAATACTAATCAAAAGGATTACTTTCATGTGacgcacatacatacacatttacGGATGGACAGAGACCAAACTAAAGTCCTGTCCCCAATTTGATCTTCCGGCCAACAAATCATCATAAAAAATTATTCAGACTGTTTAAAAATCCTAAATACCAACCTTAACTGAAAATGACAGCAAAAATGAGATACAAGagtcatttcattttaaaaaacatttatatgtaGATAGATACGTATCTAGACGGTGATTGGAAATAGtttaaaggaaacattttatatagtCAATGTTCACATAAAATAGATGTTCAAGCTAAAAATGATCTTGAACAATGCAACAGAATGACACTCACCCAGTAGACTGGCTAGTGGCGCCACCGTGTGGCCATTGTAGGCCTTGGCTTGCACAGACCGTTTAAGCTCGAAGGGAGTATCATGCCAGCAAGCTCAACGTCGAACTTACAGTAGTAATGTGGTTTACAACAGCTGATGCAGTTAAAAATCTACGTCTACTTATTTTTTGATGAGCCATCAAGTTATGGACAGTGTTTGGAAAGGTAAATGGACAGTAAGAAACCAAGCCACCAATTTATTCATAAATTACTCGTCATCAAAGATACAGTATTGTAAAGGAATCcttaaatgtaaattgtttACTTAACTAACGAAACTTAGAAACTACTcaaaaagtagtacactataaCCAAACTATTCTGTGATAGAAATTAAGTAAATTGTTGCCTGTCTTCTAGCAAAAAGCTATTGTGTAATTCCAGTTGTAACCGCTAAAATAAACCGCTACACTGCACAAAAATTATCGACAACTGAGAACATATTAATCTCatatttgaaattaattaaacTACCACATTAATTTAATTACTGCAAAATGTAGTTGATTTATAAGGTCAACTACAGTACATGTAGTTCCTTATTCCAGAAGACTGCTTATGAGCTATGAAAGTGGAACAAATAAAATGATGTGAAGGAACACTATTTGGTTTCTTATCATAACATGCT is part of the Esox lucius isolate fEsoLuc1 chromosome 16, fEsoLuc1.pri, whole genome shotgun sequence genome and encodes:
- the LOC105016389 gene encoding high-affinity choline transporter 1, coding for MAVHAEGIVAIVLFYLLILAVGIWAAWKNKNSGVSEGQDRSETIMVGGRDIGLFVGGFTMTATWVGGGYINGTAEYVYLPDYGLAWAQAPFGYALSLVVGGLFFAKPMRSRGYVTMLDPFQQIYGKRMGGLLFIPALMGEIFWSAAILSALGATLSVIVDIDINMSVVISALIAIFYTLVGGLYSVAYTDVVQLFCIFLGLWVSVPFALSNPAVSSISVTAKEEVYQTPWLGKIDSADTWMWIDNFCLLMLGGIPWQVYFQRVLSASSATYAQVLSFIAAAGCLVMAVPSVLIGAIGASTDWNQTTYGAIPPKEKDQSDMILPIVLQHLCPSWISFFGLGAVSAAVMSSADSSILSASSMFARNIYQLAFRQSATDREIVWVMRISIFVFGALATAMALLTGTVYGLWYLSSDLVYVIIFPQLLSVLFIKGTNTYGSVAGYVFGLLLRVGGGEPYLKLPPFIYYPGWVQQEKIHHLTGDVEYFIQQRFPFKTVSMLASFMGNVVFSYLLKYLFESGTLSHKYDFMDAVVSKHSKEIMDKTTLVSDDIILSEMAPVKAHLNASLAGTFTNTEALSDDEVSSPGSLNNHRE